In the Deltaproteobacteria bacterium genome, one interval contains:
- a CDS encoding phage integrase N-terminal SAM-like domain-containing protein — MSPRLGGTGAPAAGPVLPPASSAPKPKLLDQVRDAILTPHHSRRTEDADVGWVKRFIFFHGKRHPAEMEAEAVIRFLSSLAVRAGAAENCEAVHDAKNP; from the coding sequence GTGTCCCCTCGTCTCGGTGGCACTGGCGCCCCCGCCGCTGGCCCGGTCCTCCCGCCTGCGTCCTCAGCACCCAAGCCCAAGCTGCTCGATCAAGTCCGCGACGCCATTCTAACGCCGCACCACAGCCGGCGGACTGAGGACGCGGACGTCGGCTGGGTCAAGCGTTTCATCTTCTTCCACGGCAAGCGACACCCGGCGGAGATGGAAGCGGAGGCGGTCATCCGCTTCCTGTCATCCCTCGCGGTTAGAGCCGGTGCAGCTGAGAATTGCGAGGCGGTTCATGACGCGAAAAACCCCTAG